GTCCGTGATGGTGTTCCAATGCAGGGCATGAAAATAAGGGATGTTGTGCCAGGTGAGATTTTGTTCGTTGTAAACATTGATGATCGATTCGCAACCACATCGCTATTCGCTCTCTGAATCTTACGCTCACTGTCTCTTTTACATCGATTGTACTTTCTGCATCTAAGACGCTTTTGTTTTCTAAAGAAAATGTTCATCAGTATTTCGAACATGTTACAGGATCTCTTGTTGTCCCTTTTCCCAATGTTCTTGTTTGGGAGGATGAATTTTCCCTGTGCAGCTTCCATCTTCAAAGTGGCATGCGCTTAGAGGGAATTTTGGAATTTCTTAAACGTGGTTACCTTTTTAAACAAGCCATTAACTGTCGAAACACACATACCAACTGCCACAACTTTGTGATGTGAAATGTCACTGCAAAATATTCCTCTCTGGGTTCAGCTGATAAaggtttcagtgtttttttttgttcttttttttttatatgccagAATAGTTTATTTTCTTCACAAAAGACTTTGTCATTCAGCTAATATGCTTTTTGATGTTCCATGGAAAACCTGAAAATATCCGGAAATgtaaaagatttttataaatgttggatgaatattataaatataataaaatcattcTTTGCCAGTGTCTCCACAAGTCACAGGaaaaagaaaattttaatatGCTGTATTTAATTAGAGAATTATCTTTCATTCTTTAAAGCATCTTTAAATTTGCAGTGAAGAGAGCAACCTCTTCagatttagttgtttttttccaGTTAatccaattatatatttttttgtgtgcttttttattgttttaactttatttttttatttttgaaagtttgTTGGAAAATAAACATGGGTCTAATATAATGTGTTTTAGATGTTAGATGTGATTAGATAAGCCTCTttctactattattatttttataaatttttataaatgtatgtctTGGCCTCTGAGTTGAGGCTACTACGATTCTTCTCGATTGAATTCAAACAATTAAAAGctgttaatgaaataaaatgtgaccGCAAATTCGATTTGTGATGTCCTGTGAAACGAACCACTGCTTTTTTCTCTTGAAAAGTCTCCTATTTACCTGCAATAACTAACTCAAACCCATCTGTATTTCAAATGCTGTTCCCAGGTTACAGCTACGATATGGCCTATGTGGAGTTTTTAAACCTCGAGGATGCTGTCCACTTCATGGAGTCCAACCAGGTGGCCCATCCTCGTCATTCTACAACGGCTCTGTCTGCTAACAGGAAGAAGGCTTGGGCCTGGGGAGGGGGAGGTGGCTGGGCTTTGGGTGGAAATGGGGTAGATGGGACATGAGACCTCCAAGGGAACATTTTTCCCACTTATTAATCATGACCAATTTAACCACGCCACTTAGCTTGCAGCATTAACTTTTAGACGTAGCAAGTGAGTGTAGTAGTAAGGAATCCGCTATTCTTTGATGATCGCCATAGGTGTGTTAGCTGATTGTGCACAACCTTTACAATTCGCTGTTTTTAACTTCTTATTCAAAAGAATTTATAGATTTATGAATAGATACTGATTTGGAATTGGATTTGCATCTATGCAACAACTTGTGCAACCTTTTTCTTCAACTCTCAGGTGGTAGTACACCAGACCCTTGATATTTCATTCATTGTTTTGAacagtataatattttatttccctTATTTGACCATCTCGAGGTTATGATCTTCCGATCACTTTTTACTTGCTCCCACTGGCATATTCTGAAGTGGCAAAACTAAACATTCTTCTTTGGCCTACCTTTATTTTCTTACATAATAGTGATTCAGCATTGGATTTGCAAGATTGCAAATGCTCCATGTATCTTCCTTTTGTAGATTTTCATGATGTGCTGACCTAAAAGGAACGTGGTAGCTGAATTTCTGATGAACAGGTTGTTCTGTGGTTGTAGGTAAAGCATTATGCTGTTATGCATTCTTCACCAGCAACAATCAGTATTATTCTTGTGCTGGGTCAACACTTATCCCTTATCCTTCATTCTTATGGAATTACAGAGTTCCTGAACTCTTCTCTTTGGTTCCGCTTGCAGCCTGAATTTTCCATTCTTCTTTCAATGGATTGTGATTTAATCATCTTGAGTTGGGGTGTTTTATCGCTTCCAGCACAGCAAGCTTGTTCTTTTATTCCTGTTTACTCCATCTTGACCAACTTCATGGTTGTTGAATAGCTGGATGTATAGTGAGATCCATGGTGATGTTTTTTTAGGATAATCCAGACTTTGATAATTGGGACTTGTTTGTACTAGTAGTATTTTGACATTTCTAAAGAAACTTGCACTATAAATGTAAGGCGAGTACAGGAACTAGAGGTTTGCTTGGGTTGTGTTGTGCTGAAACTTGAATACCATGTGGTTTGCACTGGTTGTATtattataacccccccccccctccattttcttaaatatctgaCAAAGTACCTTTCAGAGAAGAATCTTGCTCCGGGTTCTTGTTTCATCCGGAACTAGTTTCTCTACTTGCCAGCTAGCAGGATAacttatcttgttttttttttacttggtgaGACCCTTAAAAACAAATTTCTACAACAAGTAACTGCGACAGTGATGGTGGGTAAGATGTCATAAAATGTTGATCACATTACATTGTTAGGTCATTTACCTAGAATGTtcttttcacataaatgctgaagATCCCGTACCAAAGTTgtccaaaaacagtatttttctttgATCAGGCATGAACTGGGATTTTCACAGTGGGTCAGTCAACTTATGGACTGTATTTTGaaacctgaattttttttatgaacaaatatatatatatatatatatatatatatatatatatatatatatatatatatatatatatatatatagtaaaaagaGAAAAGCTTGGTGTCCTAGTATAGATAGAATGTCACTGCTGTTTTGACTCTCCATTGTTAAAGTGAATTGCGATCTAGCGGTTAACTTTTTCCAAGCTGCTCTCCTCTTACCTGTCtgcttaattttttcacttgaaagaAGCCAGACTTTCTTTATTCATCCTGTTACAGatgaatttgcatttatttgtgtggtGAATATGCTTCTCATATGTACATTGACATTTCTAGTTACATTTTTCAGTTATACTTTGAGGTTAGCATTCAAATTAAAGTGCTAGTACATAAACAGCAGCCATATAGCcacaatattttactttaattttcacgctttagtatttaaaaaaggtagctgaaaaaaaaacccagctaACTTAATCCAAAAATGGTCGTAAGTAAAGCCCAGGGGTCCATTCTTCATACATCGCTTAATACATCTGAGATGATTTGACAGATGCTAGATCTTGTAATCTTGATAACTGATCTCTGGCTAGTTTGGTTCTTCAAACAAGTTAGCAGATTAGATTAAAATATCTGGATTAAGTTATCTGAGATTACTCTGTGTTGTTATGTTCATTGGAAAGGGTAGATGAATGATACTCAGCCATGATCAGCAATGCAGTGATTTGCTGGTCGCAAAACAGCaatgtaatgacatcatataattaaGATCAAGGTAACAGCCAAGTGAGCAAAATgacaattgcatttttttaatgtcatgaTTTTGTAATTGGCCATTCACTTAATTTTGAAGTTGATTTGCTATACGTGACAGGGTTTAAATGAATTGTGCGTCATAAAAGCAAATTTATGCACGGCTCAGACTGAGACAAATTgtactataataaaataatttttttcctttatgaataaatctctgaGTAAAACtatcatgtttatttttgtagatttacacatttcaacttttctaaataacttttacatttttttttatttttatttttttataaattggttTAAAAAGTACTCTTGTAAGAAAATAACAATGGTTGGGACAGAGTTTCAGTATTACCTTCACTTAAAACAGTGCAGAGCAGGTTTGAGCTAACAAACTTGTTGCTATGACGGCAACTccaggatgagcttcgaagaacctaACAGTCCTGGATCATGTCAGATCATCTACAATAAAATCCAGCTAACGGAGTAATCCACGTACGAAGAACAGACCCCAGATCAGATCTGCCTGTGTTTATGCCCTCAGATGGGCAAATAGGAAataccttttcttttttgttgttagGTTGGGTTGGTGTTTTGGGGAAGCTATCTGTTACTTAACATTGAGAGACTCTCTTCCTGTTTTCTAGGGGTCTGTTAAGGTTGGTGACAAGACTGCTCTGCTCAAATATATTCAACCTGACAAAAATGTGAAAGAACAGGTGAGTTTCCTCTTTGGTAGATCTTAATATGTATTGATCTTAATTATGATGCAACGCATCTATTAGTGTGATTGACATccttacatttattttggattgCAGCATCATGATCCACCAGCTAACGCCGCTCCAGCCAGCGATGATGGTTTGTTACCGAATCCAGTCCAACCACTGAATATAACGGAGGATACCGATACCAAGCCTGTGCAGGATCCTGTCTCTCAAGGTGTGTGGCAGAGAAGCTCCAACTTGACTCCTGAAGCATGGCAACAGCAAGTGGACCAACAGCTACAACAGCAGGATGTGGTGCAACAGGCAGAGGAATGGACCAATCAGAAAGCATCTCGCCAAAAACTGCAGCACTCTGATCCAGTCTTCAAGGAGAGCAAGAGTAAGTGATGTCAGCTGTGAATTAGGGAAACGAGTGAACAAAAGTAGGATACAGATTGTTCTTAagtttcatgtttattttcagCAATGATTATTAAGAACATTTTGCCTACCACCACTGTGGAGACCATTCTGCAAGCACTCGATGCATTTGCATACCTGGATGAGCGCAATGTTCGTCTGGTCAAAGGGAAGTCACCTGGATCCAAATGCTTCTGCTTTGTTGATATGGATTCACATGAGGTATTGTACAGATACCTCATTCTAACTACAATTTAATTGTCTTTGATGAATTGTTAATGATAATGTTCACTTCTATATACAGCATGTGACACGATTGGTGGAGCTGCTCACCAAACCCCGCCCTATCATGATTGATGGGGTTAGAGTTTATGCTGAGGTCGCCAAGCCTTTGAAAAACCAAAAGTAAGTCTCATCTTTGTCGGGATATGTGGAAGTAATGAAAGAATTTATAAATATTCTAGTTTCAGTTCTTACTTAAAGGAAACATTTCATAAATCCTGAGAGAAGAGATTTCAGTATGTACTGTGGTTGTTACATGAGGTTTGAATGTAATTCTTCCTTTCCCTGCAGCTATAGGAGGGAAAATGATAAGTCAAACACTTCTCTCCTGGGTTTCCCTCCAGATGTTATGATGGTAGGtaatttctttaactttaaaggTTAAAGTTATCTCTgtcttttaacagtattttaaaaatgagaaaatgtcAATATGGTTGAATTTCACTCAGTCTAGCATAATTTTTACATATGAAAAAATTTGCCCAGGTGAACACAATAACATGTTTAATGTGAACGATCCTTCTTgtcatcatattttttatatctatttttcaACATCAGTTTCAGCAGCCACAGCATTATCCTCAGCCTTCTCATACAACTATGGGTGTTGCACCTACCATACGAggtatatggtttttaattatatgattattgtaattgtagcattatttatttatatatataatatgtatgtataaattcatttaaaattgatTGTAgcataatatattaatgtatgtGTTCTGTGGGACTTCCTGCAGGTGACCCAATGGGAGCAGATGCCACGTTGTCATCAGCTGCAATACCGACTTCAAGCTTAACACAGGTGGTTGCCTTTTTTTTATACTAGCAAAAAGGCACGTTTTTTTAAAAGACGTTTTAGCCAGGAGAGATTGGTTTTGGACTGTAAAAGACTGTCTGGCTGTGTGCAGGGTGTGATGTATTCTGAGACAACGGCAATGGTGCAGTCAGTCCAGACAGCTGAGCAGCAGACTGCAGCTTTATCTGACACTGCTCTTCCCGGTGCTGAGGAGTCCATTGATGGATACAGCTATGGTATGCCACTGTTCAGTTAAAGATTACAATTTTttgttattgtatattttagggatgtaacgatttgATTGACGATTCGATTTTCTCACaatttattctaaaaaaaaattagatttaagaccaattataaatgaaaaatgtacttttcttattgcttggacaaaatacTGCACATTCCTTTGAGAAACagaaatgtgtaaaataacaaaactaaatagaaattttaaaaccaaccctaaatttaatttaagaagacaaaaaaaatctcttcatataaacaaaggaTACTTTTGCTCTTTCCATTCAAAATTAGAGGCAAACACTGCATTTGAATCTTTACCTAAACAAAGATGCTGAATACATGcagcatgatacatttttttaaatcttaattagattgcataatttgaaattttaaaacaaaaacagaatgctTTGAATTTAGTTCTGTGATACTATACTAAATAAAACGTGCACGAAATAGAGAGCAGAAGCTTggaatgagatgcagattcactcgcTGACACCAGGTGGCGCTTATGAAACAGCAGTGATTCCGTGGTGacagctgtaaacaaaacagTGCTTATGAATGCTGCTTTAATATGAATTATACAgaaatgagatgaaaatataATCGAAAATTTTCTAAAGACTCttcccctcagagatacattcatataagcTTCCACCCCCAAAtgtagcatctcaaccgatttgaaccGTCACATATTTGTATGGACTTTCAACCGGCTCGTGgtgaattgttacatccctaatatatttatttatatttacagtattcAACAGCCCTAGTTAAGGATTCTAATTGATCGGATAATTGTATTCTTGTTACAGCAGGATCTGAGGCTCCAGAGTTGTCAGCCTTCCTTTACGATGCTACATCAGGCTTCTACTATGACCCTCAGACTACCCTGTACTATGATCCCAACTCAAGGGTATGTATAGAAATAGTCCTTTGAGTCTCctgaatttgtaataattaattaaatacaatttacaataacttaatgtttattttttcttgtgaaGTATTTCTACGATGCTCAGAATCAGCAGTACCTGTACTGGGACAGTGCCTTAAAGACCTACATCCCAGTCCAGAGCTCTTCGACTGAAGGTCAAGAGCTGGCCCCTGAAGCTGCTGTTCCCATGGCAACTGCTGCTGAGGTTATAGCTACGCCCATCACAGAGGAGGAAGTGAAGGCAGTTACAGAGAGCGTGCCGGAGGTGCAGGTGGAAGAGGAGCCTGCCCCACGTgcagaaaagaaagagaaggaaaaagaggaaaaaccaAGAAGTTTAGCAGCTTTTAAGGTTTTAACATCATAATTGACTTCATCAACATCATAACATAATTTGCATCACGTTCAGTTTTTTATTAACAACAGCAAGCACTGTTTTAGATCTGTGTTGTAATTTCGGATCTAATCATCAGATAATGAAAGACATGGAGCGATGGGCCAAAATCCAGAACAGGCAGAAAGAAATTGTCCGATCTCCTTCACCTCTTCTAAAGTCTGGAGGAGATGACCAAAGACCCTCAAAAGCTGCTGATGCGGCCTTTGCAGTCTTTGAAAGGAAGGTCAGATCGattattataatcttttttttttttttttttttttttttaccccttcaAAACAAATTAAGCAACATACTTATTGCTATTGCTTATAATTAGAATTAAGAATTTAAATAATCCCCAAACATTACATATCAAGTAACTGTAGCACACACTCTTTTGACATGAACGCTGCAAATGAGCTCATTAacgagaggtgttttttttttttttttttttttttttaaacaaacaaattctATAAGAATCCAGAATACCCTAGCAGCCACATAGCAACATTTTACAAACTACCTGGAACACCTTAGTAACCCCCTGGCAACCTCTCACAACACCCTAAGATTTTGGCAACAAGTTTTGTTTTTATGGCTTCTTCAGAAAATATCAAAATCTATTGTTTATTATACTTCCCAGAGTCAATAATCATTACCCACCATATAGAAAAAATTGGGTTGCATGTGTCATGCTCTATATTAAATGCATCAGCAAAATATTGTAATGCTCTATTTTTAGTCATATGGAGTGTTGTGGGTTGCAATGTCCCATAAATTAAGATGGACTATATTTGAAATCTCTTAATTTCTCTCTCCCCTCATATAATTTCACTGGCACTCATTAAACTTGatatctaaacattttttttttcacttctaaCCTCTTATTAGCATCCTTAACTTTGTAATTGTTTATAAAGTAAGGGAAATGCAATTAAAATTCAGTATTTTTAAGTCTGATCCTACCCATCAGTCATCTATAACAGCCTGCTAAACCTTAGCTACGATCCTTCTTATTCCATATGGTTCCCTTATTCATATAGGTCACCGGTGCAGATGAATTATTCAAGAAGCCTCTTGCTCCGCCAAAGCAAAAAGACGAAAAATCATCAAAGGTGAGAGTTTACAGTCTCCCTAtcgacagcacacacacacacatattaacatgcacacaaacacacttctggGATTCAGTCTCAGTTTTCCTAGACAGCTAAAAGGGCACAAACATCACCCTGACCCTGATTGATACAAGTTATTTGATTACCCACACTAAAGCAGGTTTACTGTGAGTGTAGATTGTAGATCAAAGCAAAACTCCCCTCTCTCCCTCTTGTGTGTTGGCAGCGACCCATGGGCTCTCTTGGAATGCTGGCAGCCGACTACGGGGCAGGCAgcgatgaggaggaggaagagaaacaCGAGAAGCAGGAAGCTGCACAACCTGCAAAGAGCCAGCCACAGGCGGACGAGAAGGAAGACAGGTTGACAGATTGGAAGAAGATGGCATGTCTTCTGTGCAGGAGGCAGTTCCCTAATAAAGACGCTCTGATTCGCCACCAGCAGCTCTCAGACCTGCATAAGGTAACAAATCTCTAAAAGAAGCTCAGTGGGTgtcatgggcaaaaaaaaaaaacagaatgcagGGATCGGGTTTTTACAGCTTGTTTGCGTGGCACATCTGCACACAGATATGGTTATTaggtcataaaatatttttaatactaccatatttgtatttaacatgatcaTGATTTAATAAAGCTGTAAATTAAGCTTTAATTTCAACTGTTATTCACACAGAATGTacgaataaattacataaactgaacaaagaacatttacattatcacaGACCATTATGAATGACTTTTAAATTCTCAAAAAACTTAAAAAGAAGCTGTCTACATTATGaaatgaatattttacattttacgtATATCTGCActctgttgtttatgatgagagaatttgcgAAAGTGCAGAATTCAGTTTGTGAGCACGCTGAGCAAATCTCGGTCTTGTCTTAGcgcctctgattggtcattgcattcatAAACCCAAAGGAAGTGTGTGTGATTGCTTATAATGTGgaccactgtaataataataaaaaaaatgctaaaataaaaagctgataatcaacagtttttatttcagtttcacattattaactttattatgcttaaagaaaattaaaataattgtcattAATGTCTTCACCCtcatcaatggaaatcttatacCGTATTATAGTTAGTCGATCTTAAATGGTCAGTTCCTAGGACTAAAAGTTCCTGTTACAATTGATCCAGGTAATTTCGGTGGGAAAAATGCGgctgtacacacacacgcacacacacacacacacgcacacactgtatatgtactgtatgtgtgtccacatgcatttgtgtgtcatTGTAgcattgtataaatatattttaatcagttaatatttttgtatatgaaTAACATAATTGAATGAACTGGATTGTTTAACAATTTGTGGGTCAGGTTTTGACCTcttctttattgtttttgtctgtttattttagcAAAATATGGAGATTCACCTAAAAATCAAAAGGTCAAAAAGAGAACTCGAAGCTCTAGAAAGCCAGGAAAAAGAGGTATACTTTTTTGTCTTTCATCAGTTATGCACAGTCCTCAGCATAAATATGTAGACCCTCTCCAAAATATCTGTCATATAAGTAAATTAAgccaattttgtttaaataaagggTTGCAGAAATGAGTACATCCTTCCAAtaaatattcttcttcttttcaaaCATACTCTCCATTGTTATGATAATTCTTTCTCATTTTAAACCCATCCATAGATGAAAGTGAAACAACCAAATGGTTCACCTGAAgcaaaaagaagaaagtcacaaaaCACATGGGCCGGCAGCTCAAGGTTTATGATTTTCTGAATcctaatacatttcatttaaatttggcATTGATCTAGAACCCCCATTTCTTAAATGTGGCatgttgtgttgttgttgcaGGGGCAGTCATAAAGGCAGCGAAAGACCAGGTTTGGGTTTAGAGACTGCTGAGGTGAGTGTCTGTTTCTGAACTGCAGCATTTGAGGGTCACAGGGTTTCCATGGAGCACTGACTTTTAAAGCATCAAGAGTCATTCAATTTTATTCCTATaggcattaaacatttttagatggttttgaagaaaaattatattaccagtttatttgaaatatagccTTCTAATTCATGACTTTTCAATTTGCTGTCGCAAAATATGTACTTTGGTGTGATATACATTCCAAGGGGATGATttgtatattacaaattatttaaaatactagggctgtagtactcgagtccggtcttggactcaagtccggactcgagacatttttctgtcgtctcggacttgtctcggactcgttgaatttgcactcggacttgtctcggacttggccattggactcgccaagtcttctagttggtcttgaccgagtccagcaaaaaaataaaataaaaaatttctccttcataacaaaaccacatttgcatgatgtcactactgaaaacgtgtggaaaacgctaggcgcgccgctctccttatttccaaagcactctgtagcctgcgcttgcgctccagtggcgtctgctgttgctgggcaaccatgacccgctctccatgatgacgcagaagtttcagcaaagaataaatggaattccagcacttaaaatcacttgcagtagctctgctaatagattcatttaaaaaatggctatccttgtacaactatgatcatctgtttctccatcttgccttagctttcagtattgttccgggaaaggatgtgcatgaccagcagtgcacttactgcgacctgaaaagtttagatgtttctaatttaattttctacctgttagattgtgttttatttacgtctacacctagatagccttttttttttatcaataaacgcgtattaatgtatagccttatgcaacaattacatatgtaaattttaaaaactttatatatgacattacatatttacattttcatgtaacagccataggggtgtccatggttaaccggttaaccgattaaccgttaaaaattgcgtaaccgagtgaaacattttgctcggttaagtgacgtcaatggcgtgcattgaatttagttgtaatacatttttgcaccaccagagaccgccagagtgctcccagacatttgtaatgtccacaagaagaattcatttttctaatatgaagcgggcaaaaaaaagtacagcgttggagcactttaaaattgagagtgacggggcaaaatgcaagtattgcaatacagtgcttagatatacttcaagtacaacctcgttgttgtaatctcaacagccaacacccgggcatcattaggccggtcaggactcactggatgcgtggcgatgagcgaaagcatctcagctgcgtggcgtgtctgtttttaattcggctcccatgttaacaggttagagcttgccgactgcctgcgtgagacgcgcggctcaggtgcggctcgacgcgtgcatgctagaaatagaactgacgccttgttggaagcgtttccaggcaaaatataataggaaaatatgtttatatgtcattttgtacacaaatacatattaattcatgacattttgatatttgaaagtctataggttgacataaattcagatataaatgtaattaaaaaaaataattatcgattttcaaatattgtatctGTCAAACatatcatagtcatagccttagcgaggcggccgcggagcctgcttgttaccttcgccgaaacacggaaagttacataaccattactagagcctgttcctttataacatagccaaaggtcggtgtatatttgctttatacattttaggcttattctcaaatacagattgtgttagtgggcgggattattaggtAGTTTTAATAGGACAGTTTGACCGgtgagattaaattttgtcggactttttttttcttttttctttttttttggccaatgtctggaaattaccggacaacggaaaccctggcgcacactatggttaaccgattattaaccgctaagggcctcggttaacggttaatgaaaaacttgaaaacgtgcagccctaaacagccagtatttgtatctgtaacaatcacaattgttttcctatctgcattcggatacaacatcgtacagttacttgataagactgttatgactttttatatattttttcgtagttatcactgaacaagtatgtcgtgttaaactgaaataattattaatttctaaaatattatttatcatgcaagcagagagatgtcatgacaaacgtgtcatagtgatcatttgaacacgactgaatccattcaatgcacacattctcattacgcagaacactttgagcgagtcttaatgttaatgaacttcactaaacagatgtgtgtgttccgcgcaaaccagcaaaaggtaaagatgcaaacatgtaggacaagtagacaatgtatccgtatcgaagctgattattagcctactcttgagagagaactgatttggtttttgagagactgagacgcgcaatgCAGCTGTTTGATTGTTGAGcacgctgtgcttattccattcattcgtatcatggtagcctaagctttcaatatttgccttttaaatatatgcaaataatataacgtgtagctatgatgtattattataggtaaaattactcttgcaacgctctgatttctgagagataaacagagaggcgacaacaatgcggtgtttgatttgctctcttttcactcataaagtttacattcattcacttctggcgctgatgccctggctcacctgttatctagcaaacaccagactctgtcagctttagccgagtattcaggcagaattattccttgagcgttattcgttttttaagccattatccgtgccattccgaataaggtattcggcttcaggcacaaccctaattattacattacatattttatttttacatgcaacatagataagatcatatagtaacagctccacgcaatattgtaattctaaaattcacgtcgtacttgcaaacactttgtatgcattatggttaatgcatgctggagtagtcgattgtttccgacagagctcgactagtctatgcaagcactagcacagtatgacaaaaatgttgctgtatttatgtgcgcatgtccagtagagccaaacgtatccattctagccttgctgcgcgcatttgtcatatcccgagctttgcgtgtgtctgtgcactgtgccaattaggcatagtcatatacatttttgaccacagatataatgtcaacaaaaaataaagtacataaaaattatttgaccttacatttccaaactttgtttgtttatccaagtttagctcccagggtcggactgggggtaaaacc
The Carassius auratus strain Wakin chromosome 31, ASM336829v1, whole genome shotgun sequence DNA segment above includes these coding regions:
- the LOC113050464 gene encoding RNA-binding protein 10-like isoform X2, whose translation is MWNGLRPGPRGGMPFRGEPRGGMFEGRDGPRPDFRGRDGMNMDRSPMDMRRFDCPPDMRGRDMGLHDPGREPARDFFRPGDEMEMNFRRRFEMDQRNNLQNPPGFMGQSRPPMDMDGRDMQGGNMRGPEDRFMNMRERERFQMDMPGLPPMDIRRRLAMVAMGGNGDHGDMRDRERPRMGGIDGFNMDMPPRDRPMMDFDRRGVTPPIIPRGRFESDMDLRNRMGSSNDFREQPPQIFRDHDGLPMDIRGRPEVPLGRGGPEPMISGDEMTLRDREFPEPMDSPMGFRGRESESLSDEWHEHGMRDRDPPMMGRTPPLFPREMKDKFFSNHGKDVDFGENSQFKDQDRQSGFLGKAGTGFNRSERDCKNIPSDFPVRDPTQKPSLLPPVPPLNAKSRDGDKLWPGDRDEKPDRTAPAYFRDKNQSNREHHFASDRVPFKGSSDMALDQGPQRESLSRPKEPQTNRSERQDQDYRDIDYRTSSGRKYDYSLEDLQGPEKDMKESKLVPTQRPDDSGSQDQDYRSASVQDQVSKTIAISGIPKTATMQQILDAFAVRDGVPMQGMKIRDVVPGYSYDMAYVEFLNLEDAVHFMESNQGSVKVGDKTALLKYIQPDKNVKEQHHDPPANAAPASDDGLLPNPVQPLNITEDTDTKPVQDPVSQGVWQRSSNLTPEAWQQQVDQQLQQQDVVQQAEEWTNQKASRQKLQHSDPVFKESKTMIIKNILPTTTVETILQALDAFAYLDERNVRLVKGKSPGSKCFCFVDMDSHEHVTRLVELLTKPRPIMIDGVRVYAEVAKPLKNQNYRRENDKSNTSLLGFPPDVMMFQQPQHYPQPSHTTMGVAPTIRGDPMGADATLSSAAIPTSSLTQGVMYSETTAMVQSVQTAEQQTAALSDTALPGAEESIDGYSYGSEAPELSAFLYDATSGFYYDPQTTLYYDPNSRYFYDAQNQQYLYWDSALKTYIPVQSSSTEGQELAPEAAVPMATAAEVIATPITEEEVKAVTESVPEVQVEEEPAPRAEKKEKEKEEKPRSLAAFKIMKDMERWAKIQNRQKEIVRSPSPLLKSGGDDQRPSKAADAAFAVFERKVTGADELFKKPLAPPKQKDEKSSKRPMGSLGMLAADYGAGSDEEEEEKHEKQEAAQPAKSQPQADEKEDRLTDWKKMACLLCRRQFPNKDALIRHQQLSDLHKQNMEIHLKIKRSKRELEALESQEKEMKVKQPNGSPEAKRRKSQNTWAGSSRGSHKGSERPGLGLETAERKKKEPVVWNHATYKQAVRKAMFARFNELD